A window of Mucilaginibacter paludis DSM 18603 contains these coding sequences:
- a CDS encoding prolipoprotein diacylglyceryl transferase: MHFPINIHIGSFSIPVHLVCETMAYFLGYRYYAYLRKHTTDLINTENRLIIFIGAAVGAFLGSHLVGVLENPSQLPHFSLVYFMGNKTIVGGFLGGLIGVELTKKKIGVTVSSGDMMVYPLILAMIIGRIGCFWAGLEDGTFGIASNLPWAIDFGDGIRRHPTNLYEILFWIALWIGLYITEKRFTLANGARFKILMVAYLLFRFMIEFIKPDYFFSFGLGVIQLVCLGGILYYYKLFLHPEKLIENYA; the protein is encoded by the coding sequence TTGCACTTCCCCATCAATATCCACATCGGCTCGTTCAGTATCCCGGTACACCTGGTTTGCGAAACTATGGCTTACTTTTTAGGCTACCGCTATTACGCTTATCTGCGTAAGCACACTACCGATTTGATCAATACCGAAAATCGTTTGATCATTTTTATCGGCGCGGCGGTAGGCGCATTTTTGGGCTCGCATTTGGTTGGAGTCTTAGAGAATCCCAGCCAATTACCGCATTTTAGTTTAGTTTATTTTATGGGGAATAAAACTATCGTTGGCGGCTTTTTGGGTGGCTTAATAGGAGTGGAGCTTACCAAAAAGAAAATAGGCGTCACAGTGTCTTCTGGCGATATGATGGTTTATCCATTAATATTAGCCATGATCATCGGCCGTATTGGCTGTTTTTGGGCCGGATTGGAAGATGGTACTTTCGGAATCGCTTCCAACCTGCCCTGGGCTATTGATTTTGGCGATGGTATCCGCAGGCATCCCACTAATTTATACGAAATTCTATTTTGGATAGCGCTTTGGATAGGTCTATACATTACCGAGAAACGTTTTACGCTGGCCAACGGTGCCCGGTTTAAAATATTAATGGTGGCTTACCTATTGTTCAGGTTCATGATCGAGTTTATTAAACCCGATTACTTTTTTAGCTTTGGCTTGGGCGTAATACAGTTAGTTTGTTTGGGCGGGATTTTGTATTATTATAAACTATTTCTACATCCTGAAAAACTGATTGAAAATTATGCCTGA